The stretch of DNA TCGGGCGCCTCGAGCAGGAGCTTGCAGAGCGCGACCCGGCGCTTTTCGCCGCCCGACAGCGTGGCGGGCATGGCGTCGTCGGGCGGGCAGCGCAGGGCTTCCATCGCGACGTCGATCTGGCTGTCCAGATCCCACAGGTTCTGCGCGTCGATCTGGTCCTGGAGCGCGGTCATCTGCTCCATCAGCTCGTCCGAGTAATCCTCGGCCACCTTCATGGCGATGTCGTTGTAGTCGTCGAGCAGCTTCTTCTTGGCGGCCACGCCTTCCATGACGTTGTCGCGGACGGTCTTGCCCTCGTCCAGCTGCGGCTCCTGCGGCAGGTAGCCCACGCGCGCCCCCTCGGCGCACCAGGCCTCGCCGGTGTAGTCCTTGTCGATGCCGGCCATGATCCGCATGAGCGTCGACTTGCCCGCGCCGTTGACGCCGACGACGCCGATCTTCACGCCGGGAAGGAAGTTGAGGCGGATGTTCTCGAAGCATTTCTTGCCGCCCGGATAGGTCTTCGAGACGCCGTCCATGTGATAGACATACTGGTACTTGGCCATGCTTCCTGGTCCTTTCGGGGCGGGAATCTTTAGGGGTTTCCGTGTATCTAGACAGTCCCCGCGCCGGGGGCAATGGCAGCGGGGCGCGCGCGGGATTGACAAGGACCGCGGGGCTGGGTTCTTGGGCGGCGGTGAAAACGGGGGCAGGGCGTGCGGCAGGGCTATCCACGGGCGGGCGCGGGCATGCGGATCGGGCTGCTGGGCGGGTCGTTCGATCCGCCGCATGCGGGGCATGTCCACATCTCGCGCCAGGCGCTGGCGCGGCTGGGGCTTGACCGGGTGTGGTGGCTGGTGAGCCCCGGCAACCCGCTGAAGCCGGACGCGCCGGCGGCCCTGGCGCGGCGGATGGCGGCCTGCCGGGCGCTGGTGGCGCACCCCAGGATCGAGGTCACGGACATCGAGGCGCGGCTTGGCACGCGCTACACGGCCGACACGATCGCGGCGGTGCAGGCGCGCTATCCCGGGGTGCGCTTCGTGTGGCTGATGGGGGCGGACAACATGGCCGGGTTCCACGCCTGGGTGCGCTGGCGCGAGATCATGGCGCGGGTGCCGGTGGCGGTGACGCCGCGGCCCGGCTGGCAGATCGCGGCGGGGCTGTCGCCGTCGGCCCGGATCCATGCGCGCGACCGGCTGGCGGCAGAGGAGGCGGGGCGGCTGGCAGGCATGGCGCCGCCCGTCTGGGTGATGCTGCCGGGGGCGATGGTGGCGCTTTCCTCGACGGCGCTGCGGGCCCAGGGGCGCTGGCGGCGCTGAGGCGGTTGCCGGGCGGGCCCCGGGGCGGCATAGTCGGCGGCGGGGGACGCAAGGAGCGAGGCTTTCCATGACCCTATCCCGACGCGCGCTTCTGGCCGGGCTTGCCGCATCGCTGCCGCTGGCGGCCGAGGCGCGGGTGGACCGGGCGATCCGGCCCTTTCCGCGGCCCGAGGGCCTGGGCGCGCCGCCGGGTCCGCAGGCGATCCTGGCCGAAAGCGGCCTGGCGGGGGTCAGCGCGTTTGCGCTGCGCGACCTGGCGACGGGGCGGCTGATCGAGGCGCACCGGCCCGAGGCGGCGCTGCCGCCGGCATCGGTCAGCAAGGCGGCGACCGCGCTTTACGCGCTGGATGCGCTGGGGGCGGGCTACCGGTTCCGCACGCTGCTGCTGGCCAGCGGGCCGGTGGCGGGCGGGCGGCTGGAGGGCGATCTCTACCTGGTGGGGGGCGGCGACCCGCACCTGGATACCGACGGGCTGGCGGGGCTGGCCGAGCAGCTGGTGCAGGCGGGGGTGAAAAGCGTCGCGGGGCGGGCCTTCGTGGTGGACGGGGCCTTGCCCTATCACGCGCATATCGACCCGCTTCAGCCGCCGCATGCGGGCTACAACCCGGCGATTTCCGGGACGAACCTGAATTTCAACCGGGTGTATTTCGAGTGGAAGCCGGACGCGGGCGGCTACTGGGTGGCGATGACGGCGCGGGGCGAGCGGTTCGATCCGCCGGTCCGGATGGCCGAGATCCGGATCGCGGAACGGTCCTCGCCGGTGTTCGAGCATCGGCTGGAGGGCGGGCGCGACGTGTGGTCGGTGGCGCGCGGCGCGCTGGGGGGCGGCGGGTCGCGCTGGCTGCCGGTGCGGATGCCGGGGCTTTATGTGGCCGAGGTGTTTGCGGTGCTGGCGGCGCAGAAGGGGGTGCGGCTGCCGGCGGTGAACGTGGCGCGGACCTTGCCGGGCGGCCTGCGGGTGCTGGGCACGGCCGAGAGCGCGGAGCTGGCCCCGATGCTGCGGTCCATGCTGCGCTATTCCACCAACCTGACGGCCGAGGTGGTGGGCCTGCGCGCCCATCAGCAGAGCGGCGGGCAGCCGGGCAGCATCGCGCAGTCGGCCGATGCGATGACGGGCTGGCTGCGGCGCACGCAAGGCTTGGGGGACGGGCGCTTCGTGAACCATTCGGGGCTGACCGACGAGACGCGGGCAAGCCCGGCGGAGCTGGTCGAGATGCTGGCGCGCGCGGCGCGGGGTCCGCTGCCGGGGTTGCTGAGGGACCATCCCGTCAGCGTGGCGGAGGGATCGCGCGAGCCGGTGCGCGGGGTGCAGATCACGGCCAAGACCGGGACGCTGAACTTCACCCGCGGGCTTGCGGGCTATATCGGCCCCGCGGGCGGGGCGCCCAGGCTGGCCTTCGCGATCCTGGGGGCCGACATGGCGGCGCGGGCGGCGAGCGATCCGCGGATCGAGCAGCCGCGCGGCAGCCGGGCCTGGATCGGGCGGGCGCGGCGGCAGGAGGATGCGCTGTTGCGGCGCTGGGCGCAGCTTTACGTCTGACCCCGCCGGGCGGACCCGGCGGGGCAGGGGGCGGGCTCAGGCGTGCTGGTGCGCCTCGGCGTTGCCATTGGCGCGGTTCCAGCGCACCGAGGACCAGAGCGACAGGCCGATCAGCGTGACGCCGCCCAGGCCGGTGATCACCTCGGGGATATGCACCAGGCTTTGGGTGTACATGATCACCGACAGGATCAGGATGGCGTAGAAGGCGCCGTGTTCCAGGTAGCGGTACTGCTGGAGCGTGCCCTGGCGGACCAGCGCGATGGTCATGGAACGCACATACATCGCCCCGATGCCAAGCCCGATGGCGATGATGAACAGGTTCTGCGTCAGCGCGAAGGCCCCGATCACCCCGTCGAAGGAAAAGGACGCGTCGAGCACCTCGAGATAGAGGAAGGCGCCAAGCCCGCCCTTGGCCGCGCCTTCGAGCATCTTCTGCGAGCTGTCGAGCAGGCCGCCCAGCACCTCGACCAGAAGGAAGGTCAGCAGGCCGTAGATGGCGGACTTGAAGAACAGCACGCCCTCGGGTCCGCCGATCACGCGCGAGAAGCCGAGGATCAGCAGCAGGACGAAGGCGATCTCGACGCCGCGGATGGTGGCGAAGCGGGCCATGTGCGCCTCGATCCAGCCGACCCAGTGCACGTCCTTCTCTTCGTTGAAGAAGTAGGTAAGGCCGACCATCATCAGGAAGGTGCCGCCGAAGGCCGCGATGGGCAGATGCGCGTCGTGCATGATGCGCGAATATTCCTGCGGCTCGGTCCAGGCGAGGCTCATGGCGGCGATCGGGCCGATATTCGCGGCGATCGCCACGATGGCCAGCGGGAACACGATGCGCATGCCGAAGACGGCGATCAGGATGCCCCAGGTCAGGAAGCGCTGCTGCCACTCGGGCGTCATGTCCTTGAGCTTGTTGGCGTTGACGATGGCGTTGTCGAAGGAGAGCGAGATCTCGAGGATCGCCAGCACGGTGCAGATGAAGAAGACGGTGGCGGTGCCCGATACGGTGCCGGTCATGCGCCAGCCGAGCACCGCGCCAAGCGCGAGGCCCAGGGCCGTGACGATGAAGGCCCAGCGGAAATGGTGGAGCATCTCGCGGCTCATCGCGCGGCCCCCCGTGTCGGAATGGGGTCGGGGCGGCGGCACGCGGCGCGCAGCGTCAGGGGATCCCGGAGCATGTCGTTGTCTCGTTCAGGCGGCTGTTCCGCTCAGGTGCCGACATCGCGAGACAGCCGCCTGTCACTCGCCAGAGGGGCCCGGTCACCAGGGTTCGCGCGGCATTGGCGCAGCCCCTGCATATGCGCAGAATTGTCGCGGTTGCAAGCCCCGGGCTTTACCCGCGCGTCAGCCGCCAAGCCCCCGGGCGACGCCGAGGCTTGCGTCGATCATGTCGAGAAGGCGCGCCATGTAATGCTCGTTCGAGCGGAACGCGCTGCGCCCGTCGCGCAGGAGCGTATCCTCGAGCCCGTCGATCAGCCGGTGAAGGCGGCGCTGGTGCAGGCCCAACCGGGTCTGGAGCGGATCGGCGAGGATCCCCGCGAAGGCGGTGGCCATGGCGCCGAAGGCAACCATGCCGAGCGTGACCAGCGCCGTGCGCGGCAGCCCCGCCTCGGGGGGGAAGGTGGTGTACCAGACGGCGCCCGCGGTATTGCCAAGGGGGAAGCCCTGGATCGCCTCTTCGAGCGCCATGGCATCGGCGAGGTTGGGCCCGAGCGAGACCATGCCGGGGGTGAGCGCGTGGAACACCGCGCCGCCCACCGACAGGGCCACCAGCGCGACGGTCATTTCCGCGACCGCCGCGCGGCTGCCGGAATATTCCCTGAGCGCGGTGGCGAGCCATGTCTCGAGCGGGTCGGTGGGGCGCAGGGGGGCTGCGCGCAGTTGCAGCACCTCGCGGCGGATGTCGATTTCCAGCCTGCGGGCCACGTCGGTGCGCAAGAGGAAGTTGCGCGTGACCAGCCAGCCGCCCGCGCGGCGCAGGCCCAACGCGCGCAGGGCGTGGCCCGCAAGCCGGCAGATCACCAGAAGGGGCGACAGCAGCAGGTTGACCGGCGCGCGCACCACGTCCCAGCCCAGCGCCGCGCGGTGCAGCCGCGCCGAGCCCGCCAGCGACAGGTGGCGGCGGGCGAAGGGCTGGATCCGGGCGCGGCATGCGTCCAGCCAGGCGCGCAGCGCATCCTCGTCCTGGAAGGGGGCGGGTCGTGTCATCGCCGGGGGATCACCGGGGTTGGGTTCGAAGGGTCGACCAGAATGTAGGTAGTGCCCCCTTCCGGCAAGAGGGGCGGCTGCGGGCCGTCTTGAAAAATTCACGAAGGCGCGAGAGGCCGTTGTTGCCTGAGGGCGAAAAATCGCGCCTTATTGCGGTGGCGGCCGGCCCCCGGGGGCGCGGCCCCGTTTCAGTTGCGGCGCCGTGCGCCGAGATGCCGAGGAAAAGAGATGTCTTTGAGAACGCTCAACAAATTGATGGCGACGGCCTCGCTCGCGGTGTTCGCCGCGCAGGGCGCCGCGGCCCAGGACATGGATGCCCTGATCGAGGGCGCCCGTGCCGAGGGGATGCTGACGACCATCGCGCTGCCGCACAGCTGGTGCGGCTATGGCGACGTGATCGCCGGCTTCAAGGAGAAGTATCCCTTCCTGACCATCAACGAGCTGAACCCCGACGCGGGCTCGGCCGACGAACTGGAAGCGGTGCGCGCCAACAAGGACAACAAGGGCCCGCAGGCGCCCGACGTGCTGGATATCGGCCTGTCCTTCGGCCCGGCGGCGCAGGCGGAGGGGCTGCTCCAGCCCTACAAGGTCGCGACCTGGGACACGATCCCCGACGAGGCGAAGGAAGCCGACGGCCACTGGTATGGCGACTATTACGGGGTGATGTCGTTCCTCGTGAACACCGACATCGTGGACAACGTGCCGACCTCGTTCGAGGATCTGCTGAAGCCGGAATATGCCGGCATGGTGGCGCTTGCGGGTGATCCGCGCACCTCGAACCAGGCGATCCTGGCGGTGATGGCCGCCGGCATGGCGCGCGGCGCAGAGCCCGGGACTGCCTCGGCCGAGGCGGGGCTTCAGTTCTTCAAGGAGCTGAACGAGGCCGGCAACTTCGTTCCCGTGACCGCGCGCGCGGGCACGCTGGCGCAGGGCACCACGCCCATCGTGATCGCCTGGGACTACAACGCGCTCAGCTGGCGCGACGGCTTCGAGGGCAACCCGGCGGCCGAGGTGACGGTGCCCTCCGATGCGGTTCTGGCCGGCGTCTACGTTCAGGCGATCAGCGCCTATGCGCCGCAGCCCAACGCCGCGAAGCTGTGGATGGAGTATCTTTATTCCGACGAGGGTCAGCTGGGCTGGCTTGCGGGGTACTGCCACCCGATCCGCTTCAACGACCTGGTCGCCAACGACAAGGTCCCGCAGGATCTGCTGGACGCGCTGCCGCCGGCCGAGGCCTACGAGGCCGCCGTGTTCCCCAGCATCGAGCAGGTGAACGCGAACTCGGCCGCCGTCACCTCGGGCTGGGATGCGGTTGTCGGCGCGAACGTCGTCGAGTAAGCCTGTCGCCAGACTTGTCGTGCCCGGGGCCTTGCGCGCCGGGCACGTCTTCATCGGGATCGGGCGGACCATGATCCAGAATACCGAGCGAGGGATGGCTGCATGCGCTGGCTAGGCGTGCTGCCCTTCCTGCTCTTCGTCGGGCTGTTCCTGCTGCTGCCGACGATGCATGTCGTGGTGGGCGCGTTCCGCACGGCGGATGGCGCCTTCACCTTCGACAACGTGCTGGCGCTGAACCAGGCCTCGATCATCAACGCCTACTGGCTGTCGCTGCGGGTGTCGTTCTTCTCGGCCATGCTGGGCTGCGCGATCGGCTTCGCCATGGCGGCCGCGATCGTCTTCGGCGGGCTGCCGCGCGCGATCCGCTCGCCGCTGCTGACCTTTTCGGGGGTCGCGTCGAACTTCGCGGGCGTGCCGCTGGCATTCGCCTTCATCGCGACGCTGGGCCCCGTCGGGCTGATCACCGTCTGGCTGCGCACCGAGTTCGGCATCAACCTGCGCGCCATGGGCTTCAACCTGCTGTCGGCGCAGGGGCTGATCATCACCTACCTGTTCTTCCAGATCCCGCTGATGATCCTGATCATCACCCCGGCGCTGGAGGGGATGAAGCGCGAGTGGCGCGAGGCGGCATCCGTGCTGGGGGCGAGCGGGCTGCAATACTGGCGCATGGTGGCGCTGCCGATCCTGTTCCCGTCGCTGCTGGGCACGCTGGCGCTTTTGTTCGCCAACGCCTTCGGGGCGGTGGCGACGGCCATCGCGCTGACCGGATCGTCGCTGAACCTGGCGCCGATCCTGCTGTTCGCGCAGATCCGGGGCGACGTGCTGGGCAATCCGGGCCTGGGCTATGCGCTGGCGCTGGGCATGATCGTGATCACGGGCGCGGCCAACACGGTCTATATCGTGCTTCGGACCCGGTCCGAGAGGTGGCTGAAATGACCCGTTTCATCGCCTGGACCGTCTTCCTGCTGGGCTGCCTGTTCTTCTTCCTGCCGCTGCTGGGCACGGCCGAATTCTCGCTTTCGATGCGGCGCGAGGGCTATACCTTCGACGCCTACCGCTCGGTGCTGGCGAACGAGAATTTCCGCGCCACATTCGGCTATTCGGTGGTGATGGCGCTGATGACCATCGCGGTGGGCGTCCTGCTGGTGGTGCCGACCGCCTACTGGGTGCGGCTGCGCCTGCCGCATCTGCGCCCGGTGGTCGAGTTCATCACGCTGCTGCCGCTGGTGATCCCGCCCATCGTGATCGTGTTCGGCTATATCCGGCTCTACAACACCTCGTCCTTCCTGCCGCTGACGGGCAGCACGACGGGCACCAACATCCTGCTGTTGTTCGGCTATGTCGTCCTTGCGCTGCCCTACATGTACCGCGCCGTCGATACCGGGCTGCGCACGATCGACGTCGGCACCCTGACCGAGGCCGCGCAGAGCCTGGGCGCGGGCTGGGTCACGATCCTGGCGCGGGTGATCCTGCCCAACGTGCTGGTGGCGGTGATGTCGGGCGCGTTCCTGACATTCGCCATCGTGATCGGCGAGTTCGTGCTTGCGGCACTTCTCAACCGGCCCGCCTTCGGGCCGTTCATGCAACTCATCGGCGCCAACCGCGCCTACGAGCCGTCGGCGCTGGCGGTGATCGCCTTCGCCATCACCTGGATCTGCATGGGGCTGATCTCTCTGGTGAGCCGGTTCACGCGACATACAAGGGCGGAACGCTGACACATGGCCTTTCTCGAACTGGAGCGGCTTCAGAAATTCTACGGCAAGAACCATGTCGTGAAGGACTTCAACCTGAGCGTGGAGAAGGGGGAGTTCATATCCTTCCTCGGCCCGTCGGGCTGCGGCAAGACGACGACCCTGCGCATGGTGGCGGGCTTCGAGACGCCGTCCGAGGGGTCCATCCGCATCGACGGGCAGGACGTGGTGAAGCTGCGCCCGAACCAGCGGCAGATCGGGATGGTGTTCCAGTCCTACGCGCTGTTCCCGAACATGACGGTGGCGCAGAACGTGGGCTTCGGCCTGCGGGTGGCGGGCGTGCCGCGCCCCGAGCGTGACGCGCGGGTGGCCGAGATGCTGGCGCTGATCGGCCTGCCGGATCTGGGCGGGCGGTATCCGAGCCAGCTGTCGGGCGGCCAGCAGCAGCGCGTGGCGCTGGCGCGCGCGCTGGCGGTGCGGCCGCAGGTGCTGCTGCTGGACGAGCCGCTGTCGGCGCTGGACGCGAAGATCCGCGTCTCGCTTCGGGCCGAGATCCGCAACATCCAGCGCGAGTTGGGGATCACCACGATCTATGTGACGCATGACCAGGAAGAGGCGCTGTCGATGTCGGACCGCATCGTGGTCATGCATGACGGCATCGCCCAGCAGGTGGGCGAGCCGTTCGAGATCTACAACCGCCCCGCGACGCGCTTCGTCGCCACCTTCGTCGGCACGCTGAATTCGCTGGGGGCACGGGTGCTGGACCCGGATGCCGGCCGGCTGGAGCTGTCCGGCGTGGAGGTGGCGCTGGGCCGGGCGGTGTCGGCCGCGCAGGGCGCGCGGATCGACGTGGCGCTCAGGCCCGAGGTGCTGTCGCTGGATCCGCGCGAGGGCTGCGACGTGCGGCTGCCCGGCACGGTCGAGGAGGTGAGCTTTCTCGGATCGGTGGTGCGGATCCGGGTGGCGCTTGCCTCGGGGCAGGTCCAGCTCGATGCGTTCAACGACACGACCCGCCACCCGCCGCGCCCGGGCGATGCCTGCGCGGTGCATTTCTCCAGCCGCAACCTGTTGCTATGAGTGCAGCCTGCGATAGGGTCCGGCGGGGGAGGACGGCATGATCCGAGGGTTCACATGCGAGGGCGGGCGGCTGCGGCCGGTCGAAGATGCGATGGCGCGTCTCGACGCGCTGGTGTGGATCGACATGATCGCCCCCGATGCCGAGGAAGAGCGGCGGGTCGAGGCGGCGCTGGGCCTGAACGTGCCGACCCGCGCCGAGATGGAAGAGATCGAACTGTCCTCGCGGCTTTATACCGAGGACGGCGTGTCCTACATGACCGCGATCCTGCCCGCGCGCGCCGAAGGGCAGGACCCCTACATGGGTCCGGTGACATTCGTTCTGGCGGGCCATTGCCTGATCACGGTGCGCTACCACGAGCCGCGCGCCTTCGCGACCTTTCCCGCCATGGCGGAAAAGGGCGACATGGGCTGCACCGGCGCCGAGACGGTGCTGATCGGGCTGCTCGACACCATCGTGGACCGGCTGGCCGACATCCTGGAGCATGTCGGGCGCGAGATCGATGCCATGTCGGGCAAGGTGTTCAAGCCCGCCGAGGGCAAGCGCCCGCGCGGCAGCGATTACCAGGCCGTGCTGGAGCATCTGGGCCGGACCGGCGACCTGACCTCGAACATCCGCGACAGCCTGGTGACGATGGAGCGGCTGGTCGGTTTCCTGGGGCAGGCGCTGACGGCGCAGCGCATGGAGAAGGTGATGCGCGAGCGGGTGCGCGGGCTGGCGACGGACCTGCGGGCGCTGGCCGATCATGCGAATTTCCTGTCGCAGAAGACCACCTTCCTGCTGGAGGCGGTGCTTGGCCTGATCCAGATCGAGCAGAACGCGATCATCAAGATCTTTTCGGTCGCGGCGGTGGTGTTCCTGCCGCCGACGCTGATCGCCTCGATCTACGGGATGAACTTCGAGCACATGCCGGAACTGGGCTGGCGCCTGGGCTATCCGGCGGCGATTCTGGGGATGATCGCCTCGGCCATCCTGCCCTTCGTGTATTTCAAGCGGCGCGGCTGGCTCTGAGCCGGCCGGGCGCGGCGGCGTCGAAATAAGACGCCGTTTCCGCCTGGCTTTGCGGCGGAAGAACATTCGACCGATATCAGGGCATCGGGTGGAACAGGCTTCCGGTTTCGGGCGGCAATGCGTCGATCAAATTCCTGTTTGCGGCGCCTTCGGGCCGGTAGCGCGGGATTTTGTCCCCTTGTGTTTCGGCGCCGAAGCGCCAATTGCTGCCACAGACATCACCTTCAGGAAAGGTCGATCCGATGAAGAACATGATTTTCGCAGCCGTCACCGCCGCCTTCATGGCCGTGCCCGCGCTGGCGCAGCAGGACCAGGGCTTCGGCCCGCTGATCGCCGCCGAGGAACTGGCCGAGGTGAAGGACAGCGTCGAGCCGCTGATCCTGGATATCCGCATGGGCGAGGTGGACGGCAAGCCCGCCTACGAGGCCGGCCATATCGAGGGGGCGGTCTTCGCGCCCTACCGGATGTTCCGCGGCCCGGACGAGAACCCCGGCCAGCTGCCCTCGAACGAGGAGCTGACCCAGAACTTCCGGCTCTGGGGCGTGGAACAGGACCGGCCCACGGTGATCGTGCACCAGGGCAACGACGAGACCGATTTCGGCGGTGCGGCGCGCGTCTACTGGACGCTGAAATCCGCCGGCGTGAGCGAGATCGCCATCATCAACGGCGGCATGAACGCCTGGGTGAAGGCGGGGCTGCCCACCACCACCGAGGCGTATACCGAGTTCCCGAGCGACATCACGGTCGAGATCTCGGACCAGTGGCTGGCCACGCAGGAAGAGATCCTGGCCATCGTCGAGGGGCAGGACACGGGTCTTCTGCTGGACAGCCGGCCCGAGGCGTTCTGGACGGGCGATGCCGCCCATGCCGCCGCCGCGCGCCCCGGCACGCTGCCGCAGTCGCAGTATTTCACCCACTCGCGCTGGTTCTCGGACGATCCGTCGCTGATCGACGTGGCCGCCGTGACCCGGCTGGTCGAGGAGAACGGCT from Halovulum dunhuangense encodes:
- a CDS encoding ABC transporter permease; its protein translation is MTRFIAWTVFLLGCLFFFLPLLGTAEFSLSMRREGYTFDAYRSVLANENFRATFGYSVVMALMTIAVGVLLVVPTAYWVRLRLPHLRPVVEFITLLPLVIPPIVIVFGYIRLYNTSSFLPLTGSTTGTNILLLFGYVVLALPYMYRAVDTGLRTIDVGTLTEAAQSLGAGWVTILARVILPNVLVAVMSGAFLTFAIVIGEFVLAALLNRPAFGPFMQLIGANRAYEPSALAVIAFAITWICMGLISLVSRFTRHTRAER
- a CDS encoding sulfurtransferase → MKNMIFAAVTAAFMAVPALAQQDQGFGPLIAAEELAEVKDSVEPLILDIRMGEVDGKPAYEAGHIEGAVFAPYRMFRGPDENPGQLPSNEELTQNFRLWGVEQDRPTVIVHQGNDETDFGGAARVYWTLKSAGVSEIAIINGGMNAWVKAGLPTTTEAYTEFPSDITVEISDQWLATQEEILAIVEGQDTGLLLDSRPEAFWTGDAAHAAAARPGTLPQSQYFTHSRWFSDDPSLIDVAAVTRLVEENGYTGQDQLVSFCNTGHWAATNWFVLSELGGVENVKLYPESMVGWSNAGLPMDNVPGPLKNLWKQVTSIF
- a CDS encoding ABC transporter permease: MRWLGVLPFLLFVGLFLLLPTMHVVVGAFRTADGAFTFDNVLALNQASIINAYWLSLRVSFFSAMLGCAIGFAMAAAIVFGGLPRAIRSPLLTFSGVASNFAGVPLAFAFIATLGPVGLITVWLRTEFGINLRAMGFNLLSAQGLIITYLFFQIPLMILIITPALEGMKREWREAASVLGASGLQYWRMVALPILFPSLLGTLALLFANAFGAVATAIALTGSSLNLAPILLFAQIRGDVLGNPGLGYALALGMIVITGAANTVYIVLRTRSERWLK
- the dacB gene encoding D-alanyl-D-alanine carboxypeptidase/D-alanyl-D-alanine endopeptidase; protein product: MTLSRRALLAGLAASLPLAAEARVDRAIRPFPRPEGLGAPPGPQAILAESGLAGVSAFALRDLATGRLIEAHRPEAALPPASVSKAATALYALDALGAGYRFRTLLLASGPVAGGRLEGDLYLVGGGDPHLDTDGLAGLAEQLVQAGVKSVAGRAFVVDGALPYHAHIDPLQPPHAGYNPAISGTNLNFNRVYFEWKPDAGGYWVAMTARGERFDPPVRMAEIRIAERSSPVFEHRLEGGRDVWSVARGALGGGGSRWLPVRMPGLYVAEVFAVLAAQKGVRLPAVNVARTLPGGLRVLGTAESAELAPMLRSMLRYSTNLTAEVVGLRAHQQSGGQPGSIAQSADAMTGWLRRTQGLGDGRFVNHSGLTDETRASPAELVEMLARAARGPLPGLLRDHPVSVAEGSREPVRGVQITAKTGTLNFTRGLAGYIGPAGGAPRLAFAILGADMAARAASDPRIEQPRGSRAWIGRARRQEDALLRRWAQLYV
- a CDS encoding ABC transporter substrate-binding protein, translated to MATASLAVFAAQGAAAQDMDALIEGARAEGMLTTIALPHSWCGYGDVIAGFKEKYPFLTINELNPDAGSADELEAVRANKDNKGPQAPDVLDIGLSFGPAAQAEGLLQPYKVATWDTIPDEAKEADGHWYGDYYGVMSFLVNTDIVDNVPTSFEDLLKPEYAGMVALAGDPRTSNQAILAVMAAGMARGAEPGTASAEAGLQFFKELNEAGNFVPVTARAGTLAQGTTPIVIAWDYNALSWRDGFEGNPAAEVTVPSDAVLAGVYVQAISAYAPQPNAAKLWMEYLYSDEGQLGWLAGYCHPIRFNDLVANDKVPQDLLDALPPAEAYEAAVFPSIEQVNANSAAVTSGWDAVVGANVVE
- a CDS encoding ABC transporter ATP-binding protein yields the protein MAFLELERLQKFYGKNHVVKDFNLSVEKGEFISFLGPSGCGKTTTLRMVAGFETPSEGSIRIDGQDVVKLRPNQRQIGMVFQSYALFPNMTVAQNVGFGLRVAGVPRPERDARVAEMLALIGLPDLGGRYPSQLSGGQQQRVALARALAVRPQVLLLDEPLSALDAKIRVSLRAEIRNIQRELGITTIYVTHDQEEALSMSDRIVVMHDGIAQQVGEPFEIYNRPATRFVATFVGTLNSLGARVLDPDAGRLELSGVEVALGRAVSAAQGARIDVALRPEVLSLDPREGCDVRLPGTVEEVSFLGSVVRIRVALASGQVQLDAFNDTTRHPPRPGDACAVHFSSRNLLL
- a CDS encoding DUF475 domain-containing protein, whose product is MLHHFRWAFIVTALGLALGAVLGWRMTGTVSGTATVFFICTVLAILEISLSFDNAIVNANKLKDMTPEWQQRFLTWGILIAVFGMRIVFPLAIVAIAANIGPIAAMSLAWTEPQEYSRIMHDAHLPIAAFGGTFLMMVGLTYFFNEEKDVHWVGWIEAHMARFATIRGVEIAFVLLLILGFSRVIGGPEGVLFFKSAIYGLLTFLLVEVLGGLLDSSQKMLEGAAKGGLGAFLYLEVLDASFSFDGVIGAFALTQNLFIIAIGLGIGAMYVRSMTIALVRQGTLQQYRYLEHGAFYAILILSVIMYTQSLVHIPEVITGLGGVTLIGLSLWSSVRWNRANGNAEAHQHA
- a CDS encoding nicotinate-nucleotide adenylyltransferase; translation: MRQGYPRAGAGMRIGLLGGSFDPPHAGHVHISRQALARLGLDRVWWLVSPGNPLKPDAPAALARRMAACRALVAHPRIEVTDIEARLGTRYTADTIAAVQARYPGVRFVWLMGADNMAGFHAWVRWREIMARVPVAVTPRPGWQIAAGLSPSARIHARDRLAAEEAGRLAGMAPPVWVMLPGAMVALSSTALRAQGRWRR
- a CDS encoding magnesium transporter CorA family protein; protein product: MIRGFTCEGGRLRPVEDAMARLDALVWIDMIAPDAEEERRVEAALGLNVPTRAEMEEIELSSRLYTEDGVSYMTAILPARAEGQDPYMGPVTFVLAGHCLITVRYHEPRAFATFPAMAEKGDMGCTGAETVLIGLLDTIVDRLADILEHVGREIDAMSGKVFKPAEGKRPRGSDYQAVLEHLGRTGDLTSNIRDSLVTMERLVGFLGQALTAQRMEKVMRERVRGLATDLRALADHANFLSQKTTFLLEAVLGLIQIEQNAIIKIFSVAAVVFLPPTLIASIYGMNFEHMPELGWRLGYPAAILGMIASAILPFVYFKRRGWL
- a CDS encoding DUF6635 family protein translates to MTRPAPFQDEDALRAWLDACRARIQPFARRHLSLAGSARLHRAALGWDVVRAPVNLLLSPLLVICRLAGHALRALGLRRAGGWLVTRNFLLRTDVARRLEIDIRREVLQLRAAPLRPTDPLETWLATALREYSGSRAAVAEMTVALVALSVGGAVFHALTPGMVSLGPNLADAMALEEAIQGFPLGNTAGAVWYTTFPPEAGLPRTALVTLGMVAFGAMATAFAGILADPLQTRLGLHQRRLHRLIDGLEDTLLRDGRSAFRSNEHYMARLLDMIDASLGVARGLGG